A genomic window from Camelina sativa cultivar DH55 chromosome 2, Cs, whole genome shotgun sequence includes:
- the LOC104713535 gene encoding uncharacterized protein LOC104713535 — protein MDQIVSGEEDLDVDIENGRFNETQDITTNLVSAAQGDSENVLNHDVWSGRLSFDGSEKSAADDDDMADPLMGDGKRRERSSQSLDLSDIKFDNVKYKKTRKPSKPPRPPKGPLLSANDQKLMREITELAMRKRARIERMKTLRRLKAAKSSSPCSSIFAMIVTVIFFVFLIFQGFFTSNASLNSDNSPAPNNSANNRMVSVQFYNEFAPRERIDPSPNTSFRYKRVSGADNEENTREVTR, from the exons ATGGATCAAATTGTTTCAGGAGAAGAAGATCTTGATGTAGACATTGAAAACGGTAGATTCAATGAGACACAAGATATCACTACGAATCTTGTTTCAGCAGCACAAGGGGATTCAGAGAACGTTTTGAATCATGATGTTTGGAGTGGGCGTTTGAGTTTTGATGGGTCTGAAAAGAgtgctgctgatgatgatgatatggcAGACCCTTTGATGGGAGATGGAAAGAGGAGAGAACGAAGCAGTCAAAGTTTAGATCTTTCGGATATAAAGTTTGATAATGTTAAGTATAAGAAGACTAGAAAACCTTCAAAGCCGCCGAGGCCTCCGAAAGGCCCGTTGCTGAGTGCTAATGACCAGAAGTTGATGAGGGAAATCACGGAGCTTGCTATGAGGAAACGTGCTCGTATTGAACGGATGAAAACACTGAGAAGATTGAAAGCAGCAAAGTCCTCCTCTCCCTGCAGTAGCATTTTCGCCATGATAGTGACTGTTATATTCTTCGTCTTCTTAATCTTTCAAG GGTTCTTTACTAGCAATGCAAGTTTGAATTCAGATAATTCACCTGCACCAAATAATTCAGCCAATAACCGTATGGTCTCTGTTCAGTTCTACAATGAGTTTGCTCCTCGTGAGAGAATCGATCCTAGCCCAAATACTTCTTTCAG GTATAAGAGGGTCTCAGGTGCAGACAATGAAGAAAACACAAGAGAAGTTACTAGATGA